CAGTCCATTGCTCTACCATCTGAGCTAAGGTACCGTGCTTAACGCGGGTGCAAATATAGTATGTTTTTTAGTTTCTCCAAAACAATTTTAAAAAAAAATCAATTCGTATCTTCGCACCAATAAATAAGGAACTATGGTTTTAACAATCGATGTTGGAAATACTCGTATTAAAGGTGCTGTTTTTGAGAATAATAGTGTTTTAGAGTTTTTTGTTTTTGATAAGAATGAACTCGAAATTAAGATAAAAAAAATTTTAAAAAACTTTGATGAAATAACAGATTTGGTTGTTGCATCAGTCGGAAATGTAGAAAAAGAGTTGTTTTTGAGTTTTAATAACGATGTAAATGTTTGCTTTTTGACCAACGAAGATCGGTTTCCGTTTAATAATAGATATGCTACTCCAAAAACGTTAGGCATTGATCGGATGGTACTTGCTAGTGGAGCCACCTTGCAATATCCGAATCAAAATAGATTGATTATTGACGCTGGAACTTGTATTACATATGATTTTGTCGACGAAAATGATAATTATTTAGGCGGGGCCATATCGCCAGGATTACGTTTAAGATATGAAGCACTACATAATTATACAGCAAAACTACCGTTGTTAACTTTTGAAGAGCCTCAAGATTATATTGGTAATTCGACTCCAGAATCAATGCATTCAGGGGTTGTCAACGGATTCGTTTATGAAATAGATGGGTTTATCGATCAATACAAAGCAGACTACTTAAATTTTATCATAATTTTAACGGGTGGTGATGCACTTTTTTTGGCTAAACGATTAAAAAATACCATATTTGCCAATTCAAATTTCTTATTAGAAAGTTTGAACCAAACATTTCAATATAAAATCAACAATGATTAAAAAAATTATAATAAGCGCTTGCTTACTTTTATCATTCGTGTCTTTTGCTCAGCAGGGAACGTCTTCTCCTTATTCTTTTTACGGAATTGGTGATGTAAGGTTTAAAGGAACTATCGAAAACCGTTCGATGTCAGGCATTGCAATAGAGCAAGATAGTATTCATATTAATGTTGAGAATCCTGCTAGTTATGCAAATTTAAAGTATACAACTTTTTCAGTAGGTGGTAATTTTAATTCAGCTACATTAAAAACAGATAAAGAATCGGCAAAAGCACAAAGAACAACTTTAGATTATATTGCTGTAGGTTTGCCTTTAGGGGATAAGTTTGGAGTAGGTTTTGGATTGGTTCCATATTCATCTGTAGGATATCAAATTGAATCTCTTTCAGTAAATACTGGAGGTAATAATAAAAGATTTGAAGGTTCAGGTGGATTGAATAGGGTTTATTTAGGAGCTGCATATAAGATTAAGCCTAATTTTAGTATAGGAGTTGATGTTCAATACGATTTTGGTAAGGTTGAAACAGCTGGTTTTGACTTTATTCCAGATGTGCCAGTAGGGACAAGAGAATTAAATAAGACTTATTTATCAGGGCTTAATTTCAATTTTGGAGCAATGTACCAGTACAAGATAAATAAGAAATTGTCTTTCTTTAGTAGTGGAACATTTACGCTTCAAAGTAAAATGAATTCTGAAAACTCAAGAGATATATCTACTGGGATGCTAGGTACAGGGCTTTATTTCACTGTTGTAGATCCTGGTGTAGAAGTGAAGGAAACGATTGATGTAGATAGACCTTTTAAGCTTGCTTTAAGTGCGGGTGTAGGAGAAGCTAGAAAATGGTTAATTGGAGGAAAAATTTCATTTCAAAATTCAGTTAATCAGTCAATTATATATAATACTGCTCCAAATGTAGGATATGGTAAAGCTGCAAGTGCAAGTATTGGGGGGTATTATATTCCAAATTATAGTTCTTTTTCAGGTTATTTTAATAGAGTAACTTATAGAGCTGGTATTAAATATGAAAAAACGGCTTTGATAATTAATTCAGAGCGTATAAATGATATTGGTCTTTCACTTGGTGCTGGACTTCCAATTCCGGGCGGGCTCTCTAATGTTAATTTAGGAGTAGAGTTTGGAAAAAGAGGAACGACATCGGCTGGTTTAATTCAAGAGAATTATGTGAATTTCAGTGTAGGTTTCTCATTAAACGATAAATGGTTCGTGAAAAGCAAGTTTAATTAATTCCAGATTGTAAACTCTGTTGTAGAGTTTAATACCTTATTAAACGAATGAATTTACCGAGAAAATATAGTGTGATTACTGGGATCGTGATTTTTGTTGCGATGTTCTTTCTAGGATGTGAGAGCAACTTTAAGGAGGTGCAAAGAAGTAATCTTACAGAGTTCGTTCCTGCTAGTGATGTTGATAATGCTAATATAAAGTATACGGATTCTGGTCTTATTACTGGAATTTTGATAAGTCCAAAGATGTTGGATTATTCTAATGTTAGTTTTCCTTTTACCGATTTCCCAAAAGGCATAGATGTAACCTTGTATGATAAAAAGCGTAAGCGTACTTTCGTATTAGCTAATTACGCTATATCTTATAAGCAAACTTCTATTATTGACTTGCAAGGAAATGTGAGAATTACTACAGAAGATGGGCAGAAGTTGGAGACAGAACAATTGTATTTTGATCAGAAAAACGAATGGTTTTATACCGAAAGAAAGTTTAAGTTGACAGATGCAAAAGGGGTTTCTTATGGACAGGGACTTGACTTTAGTAAAGATTTTAAAATAATAAACTCTCAGCGAATAACAGGAGAGATAGAAACAAAAGATTAAAAAATAATAATTATGGGTTACTTAAAATATACACAATACGCTTATCTGATAGTTGCAATACTTTTTCTTTATGAAGCAGTTATGAAAATCAGTGCAGGCGAAGCAACTCCTTGGTTGAGCTTTTTGATTGCAGGAGTGGGGATTTTTATGTTTTTCTTTAGGAGAAAATTTGCAAAGAAAATGGAAAATCAAAATAAAAAATAACATAAATGGAGATTAGTATTATAATACTATGTTTAATACTATCGGCCTTTTTTTCGGGTATGGAAATTGCGTTCATATCTTCGAATAAGATTTATCTAGAGATCGAGAAGAAACAAGAAAACTTCTTGTCTAAAATCCTTACTAAGCTTACCGAAAAACCCTCAAAATTTATTGCAGCTATGCTTATTGGAAACAATATAGCTATAGTTGTTTATAGTTTTTTTATGGGAGATTTACTCTTAGATGCCCTTGTTAAATCTGGATATCATTTTTCGGATGTGGCTAGTTTGTTAATCCAAACCTTGATTTCTACTTTCTTTATTTTAATAACTGCAGAGTTTTTTCCGAAGGTGTTTTTTCAGATTTATGCAAATTCTTTAATTAAGTTTTTTGCAATTCCAGCGTATTTTTTCTATTGGCTGTTTTATTATATTTCTACTTTTTTTATCTGGATTTCTGATTTTATTTTACGAAAGTTTTTTAAGACAGAAGGAGATCAAGTGCAGTTTTTCTTTAGTAAGGCAGAGCTTGGAGATTATATTTCTGAGCAAATGAGTACTGTAGAAGACGATGAAGAAGTTGATTCGGAGATACAAATATTTCAGAACGCTTTAGAGTTTTCAGGGGTAAAAGCAAGGGATATAATGACGCCTAGAACTGAAATCGATGCTGTGGAGCTTTTTGATTCTGTAGAGGAGCTTAGGGCTTTGTTTGTAGAAACAGGTTACTCTAAGATTCTAGTTTATCAAAACTCATTAGATGATATTTTAGGATATGTTCATTCGTTTGATTTGTTTAAAAAACCAGATACGATAAAATCGGTATTGATTCCTGTAGAGTTTGTTCCAGAAACAGTTTATATAAAAGATGTTTTGAACTTGCTTACCAAAAAACGAAAAAGTGTCGTGGTCGTTTTAGACGAATACGGAGGGACTTCTGGAATGATAACTGTTGAGGATATTGTCGAAGAATTGTTTGGTGAGATAGAAGATGAGCATGATTCGGATGAAGAATTAGTAGAAAAAGTGTTGGGAGAAGGAAAATATATTTTTTCAACTCGATTTGATGTTGAGTATTTAAATGAGACTTACAAATTAGATATACCAGAAAGTGACTCATATGGAACTTTAGGCGGTTTTATTGTAGATCACACCAAAGAAATCCCTCAAGTAGGAGAAGAAATTGCTATTGGAAACTATCATTTTGTGATAGAAGAAGCGACAAATAAGAAAATAGAATTAGTAAAATTGAGTATAAAAGAGTGATTTTTTTTAGAAAAATGAAAATTCTTAGAAAATAAATTGCTACTAGTATTATTATTAGCTAGATAATTGTATTTTCGCAAACTGAATATAAAATTAACAACAATAAAAATGGCAGTTTTAGCAAAAATTAGACAACGTTCCGCTTTATTGATAGGCGCTATTGCACTTGCATTATTTGCATTTATCATTCAAGATCTTTTCAGTAGTGGAAATTTTGGTGAGAGTTCAAAAGACGTAGGAAGCATCAATGGGAAAGATATTTCATTTGAAGATTTTAGAATCAAAGTTAGCAATGTTGAAAAAGGTGGACAAGGAATAACTTCCACTGAAGCTGCAAACAGAGTATGGGACCAAGAGGTTTCTATTGCTTTGTTATCATCAGAGTTTGATAAATTAGGATTAAGAGTTGGTGAAAAACATTTACTTGAAGTTTTAAAAGCTGATCAAAATATCGGAAGAAACCCAATGTTCTTAAATGCAGCTGGTGTTTTTGACGTAGCAAAATTTAAAGAATATTTTAAAGCAAATCCTGAGCAAGCTCAATATCTAAAAGATAGAGAGAATGACGCAGATTTGAATGCAAAATATCAAATTTACAATACCTTGATTAAAGCAGGTCTTTATACAACTGTTGCTGAAGGTAAATTGGAATATGAAATGGAAGCTAACAAAGTAAACTTTGCTTTTGTAGGTGGTTTATATTCTTCTATCAAGGATAGTGATGTAAAAGTAACTGATTCTGAAATCGTTGATTTCATGAAAAAAGACGAAAAGAAATTTAAAGCTGATGAAACTCGCGAGGTTCAATACGTTTTAATTGAAGATAAAGCTTCGAAAGAAGATGAGGCTGAAATTAAAGCTAAAGTAGCTGCTCTATTATCAGGAAGTGTTGTTTACAACCAAAAAACGGGTAAAAACGATACTTTGCCAGGATTCAGATCTGCTAAGAATGTTGCTGATTTTGTAAATTCAAATTCAGATGTACCTTACGATTCAACTTATGTAGCTAAGAAAGATTTGCCAGCTGTTGATGCTGATAAATTATTTAGCCTAGCTCCAGGTGAAATTTACGGACCATATATTTTTGGAGACTACTACTGTATTTCTAAATCTTTAGGATCAAAATCAGGAGTAAATGCAAAAGCAAGTCATATCTTAATTAGCTATGAAGGAACACAAGTTCCAAACCAAAAAGAAAGAAGAACTAAAGAACAAGCTAAAGCTAAAGCAGAAGAAATTTTGGCTCAAGTAAATGCTAATCCAGATAGTTTCTTAATGTTAGCTTTTACAGCTTCAGATGATTCATCTGCACAACAAGGTGGAGATTTAGGATACTTTGGACAAAACCAAATGGTAAAACCATTTAATGATTTTGTTTTCAATAATCCAATTGGAAAAGTAGGATTGGTAGAAACTCCATTCGGTTTTCATATTATCAAAATTACAGACAAACAAGACGGTATTCGTTTAGCTACAATAGCTCAAAAAATAGAAGCTTCAGAAGCAACTTCTGATAGAGTATTTACTCAAGCTACTAAGTTTGAAATGGAAGCAGCTGATAAAGATTTTAATAAACTTGCTGCTGAAATGAAATTAACAGTTTCTCCTGCAGTAACAGTTAAAGCAATGGATGAAAACTTTGGTCCATTAGGAAAACAAAGAACTATCGTAAGATGGGCTTTTGAAAAAGGTACAAACAAAGGAGATGTTAAACGTTTTGAGGTAGCTAATGTTGGTCACGTAATTGCACAACTTAAGAGCATTAACAAAACAGGATTAGTATCTGTAGATGTTGCAAGACCTTATGTTGAGCCAATTCTTAAAAACAAGAAAAAAGCTGAAATGCTTAAAGCTAAAATGAATGGTACAACTATCGAGGCAATTGCTAAAAGCGCTGGTGTAGCTGTACAACAAGCAACAGATGTTACTATGGTTAACCCAACTTTACCAGGTGGTGTTGGACAAGAGCCTAAAGTTGTTGGAAATGCATTTGCTTTAGCAACTGGAAAACTTTCTGCACCAATTGAAGGAAACACTGGAGTTTATGTTGTTAAAAACATAAGTACTGTAAAAGCACCAGCTTTGAAAAACCATGCTCCTTATGTTGAGAGAGTAAAAGCTCAAAGTGCACAGGATGTAAACAGAATACTTCCTACATTAAAAGACAATGCTA
The nucleotide sequence above comes from Flavobacterium branchiarum. Encoded proteins:
- a CDS encoding type III pantothenate kinase, whose amino-acid sequence is MVLTIDVGNTRIKGAVFENNSVLEFFVFDKNELEIKIKKILKNFDEITDLVVASVGNVEKELFLSFNNDVNVCFLTNEDRFPFNNRYATPKTLGIDRMVLASGATLQYPNQNRLIIDAGTCITYDFVDENDNYLGGAISPGLRLRYEALHNYTAKLPLLTFEEPQDYIGNSTPESMHSGVVNGFVYEIDGFIDQYKADYLNFIIILTGGDALFLAKRLKNTIFANSNFLLESLNQTFQYKINND
- the lptC gene encoding LPS export ABC transporter periplasmic protein LptC; translation: MNLPRKYSVITGIVIFVAMFFLGCESNFKEVQRSNLTEFVPASDVDNANIKYTDSGLITGILISPKMLDYSNVSFPFTDFPKGIDVTLYDKKRKRTFVLANYAISYKQTSIIDLQGNVRITTEDGQKLETEQLYFDQKNEWFYTERKFKLTDAKGVSYGQGLDFSKDFKIINSQRITGEIETKD
- a CDS encoding hemolysin family protein, with the translated sequence MEISIIILCLILSAFFSGMEIAFISSNKIYLEIEKKQENFLSKILTKLTEKPSKFIAAMLIGNNIAIVVYSFFMGDLLLDALVKSGYHFSDVASLLIQTLISTFFILITAEFFPKVFFQIYANSLIKFFAIPAYFFYWLFYYISTFFIWISDFILRKFFKTEGDQVQFFFSKAELGDYISEQMSTVEDDEEVDSEIQIFQNALEFSGVKARDIMTPRTEIDAVELFDSVEELRALFVETGYSKILVYQNSLDDILGYVHSFDLFKKPDTIKSVLIPVEFVPETVYIKDVLNLLTKKRKSVVVVLDEYGGTSGMITVEDIVEELFGEIEDEHDSDEELVEKVLGEGKYIFSTRFDVEYLNETYKLDIPESDSYGTLGGFIVDHTKEIPQVGEEIAIGNYHFVIEEATNKKIELVKLSIKE
- a CDS encoding peptidylprolyl isomerase, with translation MAVLAKIRQRSALLIGAIALALFAFIIQDLFSSGNFGESSKDVGSINGKDISFEDFRIKVSNVEKGGQGITSTEAANRVWDQEVSIALLSSEFDKLGLRVGEKHLLEVLKADQNIGRNPMFLNAAGVFDVAKFKEYFKANPEQAQYLKDRENDADLNAKYQIYNTLIKAGLYTTVAEGKLEYEMEANKVNFAFVGGLYSSIKDSDVKVTDSEIVDFMKKDEKKFKADETREVQYVLIEDKASKEDEAEIKAKVAALLSGSVVYNQKTGKNDTLPGFRSAKNVADFVNSNSDVPYDSTYVAKKDLPAVDADKLFSLAPGEIYGPYIFGDYYCISKSLGSKSGVNAKASHILISYEGTQVPNQKERRTKEQAKAKAEEILAQVNANPDSFLMLAFTASDDSSAQQGGDLGYFGQNQMVKPFNDFVFNNPIGKVGLVETPFGFHIIKITDKQDGIRLATIAQKIEASEATSDRVFTQATKFEMEAADKDFNKLAAEMKLTVSPAVTVKAMDENFGPLGKQRTIVRWAFEKGTNKGDVKRFEVANVGHVIAQLKSINKTGLVSVDVARPYVEPILKNKKKAEMLKAKMNGTTIEAIAKSAGVAVQQATDVTMVNPTLPGGVGQEPKVVGNAFALATGKLSAPIEGNTGVYVVKNISTVKAPALKNHAPYVERVKAQSAQDVNRILPTLKDNAKIVDNRAHFSY